Proteins from a genomic interval of Cyprinus carpio isolate SPL01 chromosome A21, ASM1834038v1, whole genome shotgun sequence:
- the LOC109106338 gene encoding mitotic-spindle organizing protein 2-like isoform X3: MFSERTASGTRMSQSAQPGAMPSAPDSPSLSVTVSGNVQKYNIKKKKVLNAEETELFELTQAAGIVMDQEVFKIILDLLKMNVAPLAVFQTLKTMCAGQKVSETSIGDTSTSSHTATAPSESRVRSKTSSGQGEKTARDGSSQRVPRQVSATRGQKSAKSSGSSSSSSQLTSN; encoded by the exons ATGTTTTCAGAACGTACAGCATCG GGGACGCGGATGTCACAGTCAGCGCAGCCCGGCGCGATGCCTTCAGCCCCGGACTCCCCATCTCTGAGCGTGACCGTCAGCGGGAATGTGCAGAAGTACAACATCAAGAAGAAAAAGGTCTTAAATGCGGAGGAGACTGAGCTGTTCGAGCTCACTCAGGCTGCTGGGATAGTCATGGACCAAGAGGTTTTCAA GATCATATTGGACCTGTTAAAGATGAACGTTGCTCCTCTGGCAGTCTTTCAGACCCTAAAGACCATGTGTGCTGGGCAGAAAGTCTCTGAGACATCCATTGGTGACACATCCACTTCGTCCCACACCGCCACTGCACCTTCAGAGTCTAGAG TACGCAGTAAAACAAGTTCAGGGCAGGGGGAGAAAACTGCAAGAGATGGTTCTAGCCAGCGGGTGCCACGGCAGGTCAGCGCCACCAGGGGGCAGAAGAGCGCCAAGAGCTCAGGCAGCAGTAGCTCGTCTTCTCAGCTCACCTCCAACTGA
- the LOC109106338 gene encoding mitotic-spindle organizing protein 2-like isoform X2 has product MSQSAQPGAMPSAPDSPSLSVTVSGNVQKYNIKKKKVLNAEETELFELTQAAGIVMDQEVFKIILDLLKMNVAPLAVFQTLKTMCAGQKVSETSIGDTSTSSHTATAPSESREEEGVVSGKSTKTAAPPSASVSRPPRGGAKIVVYSAGDTSAPISQVRSKTSSGQGEKTARDGSSQRVPRQVSATRGQKSAKSSGSSSSSSQLTSN; this is encoded by the exons ATGTCACAGTCAGCGCAGCCCGGCGCGATGCCTTCAGCCCCGGACTCCCCATCTCTGAGCGTGACCGTCAGCGGGAATGTGCAGAAGTACAACATCAAGAAGAAAAAGGTCTTAAATGCGGAGGAGACTGAGCTGTTCGAGCTCACTCAGGCTGCTGGGATAGTCATGGACCAAGAGGTTTTCAA GATCATATTGGACCTGTTAAAGATGAACGTTGCTCCTCTGGCAGTCTTTCAGACCCTAAAGACCATGTGTGCTGGGCAGAAAGTCTCTGAGACATCCATTGGTGACACATCCACTTCGTCCCACACCGCCACTGCACCTTCAGAGTCTAGAG AAGAGGAGGGTGTGGTCTCAGGAAAGAGCACTAAAACTGCAGCACCTCCCTCTGCATCTGTGTCCCGCCCACCTAGGGGAGGGGCTAAGATAGTGGTCTACAGTGCGGGTGACACGAGTGCTCCCATCTCTCAag TACGCAGTAAAACAAGTTCAGGGCAGGGGGAGAAAACTGCAAGAGATGGTTCTAGCCAGCGGGTGCCACGGCAGGTCAGCGCCACCAGGGGGCAGAAGAGCGCCAAGAGCTCAGGCAGCAGTAGCTCGTCTTCTCAGCTCACCTCCAACTGA
- the LOC109106338 gene encoding mitotic-spindle organizing protein 2-like isoform X1 has translation MFSERTASGTRMSQSAQPGAMPSAPDSPSLSVTVSGNVQKYNIKKKKVLNAEETELFELTQAAGIVMDQEVFKIILDLLKMNVAPLAVFQTLKTMCAGQKVSETSIGDTSTSSHTATAPSESREEEGVVSGKSTKTAAPPSASVSRPPRGGAKIVVYSAGDTSAPISQVRSKTSSGQGEKTARDGSSQRVPRQVSATRGQKSAKSSGSSSSSSQLTSN, from the exons ATGTTTTCAGAACGTACAGCATCG GGGACGCGGATGTCACAGTCAGCGCAGCCCGGCGCGATGCCTTCAGCCCCGGACTCCCCATCTCTGAGCGTGACCGTCAGCGGGAATGTGCAGAAGTACAACATCAAGAAGAAAAAGGTCTTAAATGCGGAGGAGACTGAGCTGTTCGAGCTCACTCAGGCTGCTGGGATAGTCATGGACCAAGAGGTTTTCAA GATCATATTGGACCTGTTAAAGATGAACGTTGCTCCTCTGGCAGTCTTTCAGACCCTAAAGACCATGTGTGCTGGGCAGAAAGTCTCTGAGACATCCATTGGTGACACATCCACTTCGTCCCACACCGCCACTGCACCTTCAGAGTCTAGAG AAGAGGAGGGTGTGGTCTCAGGAAAGAGCACTAAAACTGCAGCACCTCCCTCTGCATCTGTGTCCCGCCCACCTAGGGGAGGGGCTAAGATAGTGGTCTACAGTGCGGGTGACACGAGTGCTCCCATCTCTCAag TACGCAGTAAAACAAGTTCAGGGCAGGGGGAGAAAACTGCAAGAGATGGTTCTAGCCAGCGGGTGCCACGGCAGGTCAGCGCCACCAGGGGGCAGAAGAGCGCCAAGAGCTCAGGCAGCAGTAGCTCGTCTTCTCAGCTCACCTCCAACTGA
- the LOC109054134 gene encoding uncharacterized protein LOC109054134: MSAFVAHPSVRVRGTEHTYIPVLCQDEKCSGQEKGVHMHCPLCSVAEAYQDPVILRAHFRIKHVDKGIDFAGLKVLRCCIHCEIVGTIKGEKRFKGAHWHCYRCRNGFNRRDEAIKHYKTHFRNPHTTFQIQVTQNVNCRQYYGESSEAHAKAYEGLAVSLGPGGDGTSIGSILTQPFLTTGTETLLTVEPKEDGERNGIPLGAEEEVGSSQSSSDGTQTFVLMDPDGQGNSVIYDTATGIITEQGGGWLGTMLQKRLLELHQQIDTVRQEKESMEKTLRAEIKQLKEQVASLVQSNVRMFEELQAYQCPDHSQQKVAKLMENLEAQHKELLQAQLASLRREILSGTDNMPIDGHKRTLELSVDSEEPQTEAISGILPGLEDMDVQHEELKSTDLELVPNNKIPCLESPGLGLDLPNSGLTTSKVLEDKQEVSLSLVSSKKRSSADDSEEMTPSKVQRVS; this comes from the exons ATGTCCGCTTTTGTG GCCCATCCTTCGGTTCGTGTCAGAGGAAcagaacacacatacatacctGTGCTGTGTCAGGATGAGAAGTGTTCAGGACAGGAGAAAGGAGTGCACATGCACTGCCCACTCTGTTCTGTGGCCGAGGCTTACCAAGATCCCGTTATCCTGCGAGCTCACTTCCGCATCAAACATGTGGACAAAGGCATTGACTTTGCAG GCTTGAAGGTGCTACGCTGCTGTATCCATTGCGAGATTGTGGGCACTATTAAAGGAGAAAAACGGTTTAAAGGTGCACATTGGCACTGTTACCGCTGTAGAAATGGTTTCAACAGGAGGGATGAGGCCATCAAACACTATAAAACACACTTTCGAAATCCCCACACCACATTTCAGATCCAAGTCACACAG AATGTGAACTGCCGACAGTATTATGGTGAGAGCTCAGAGGCTCATGCTAAAGCATATGAAGGGCTGGCAGTGAGTCTTGGACCAGGTGGAGATGGCACTAGCATTGGATCAATCTTAACTCAGCCTTTCCTAACCACTGGCACTGAAACCCTATTGACTGTGGAGCCAAAG GAAGATGGTGAGAGAAATGGAATCCCATTGGGTGCTGAGGAAGAGGTGGGGTCTTCCCAGAGTTCATCTGATGGGACTCAGACTTTTGTTCTTATGGACCCTGATGGACAGGGAAACAGTGTGATCTATGACACAGCTACTGGTATCATCACTGAACAG ggaGGAGGTTGGTTGGGAACAATGCTACAGAAACGACTCCTGGAGCTCCACCAGCAGATCGACACAGTACGCCAGGAGAAGGAGAGTATGGAGAAGACACTACGAGCAGAGATTAAACAGCTCAAAGAACAG gttgCAAGCCTGGTTCAGTCCAATGTAAGGATGTTTGAGGAACTGCAAGCTTATCAATGTCCAGATCACAGCCAGCAGAAGGTGGCCAAGCTT ATGGAAAACCTTGAAGCTCAGCACAAAGAGCTGCTGCAGGCCCAGCTGGCCTCACTCAGGAGGGAGATCCTGTCGGGAACAGATAACATGCCAATCGACGGCCACAAGAGGACTCTGGAGCTCAGTGTAGATTCAGAAGAGCCACAGACCGAAGCCATTAGTGGCATTTTACCAGGACTGGAGGATATGGACGTGCAACATGAGGAACTAAAATCCACAGATCTTGAACTAGTACCAAACAATAAAATTCCCTGCTTGGAGAGCCCTGGCTTGGGCTTAGATTTGCCAAACTCTGGCTTGACTACATCTAAGGTTTTAGAGGATAAACAGGAAGTGTCATTGTCCCTTGTGTCATCTAAGAAGCGCAGTTCAGCAGATGACTCAGAAGAGATGACTCCGAGCAAAGTGCAGAGAGTCAGCTGA